Proteins from one Longimicrobium terrae genomic window:
- a CDS encoding FHA domain-containing protein, with amino-acid sequence MTENKDIPTEGTAPGTDAAQTETTGAAATSGDTGTMPTPSPSTNPSASGADATPVPSPSTNPSAGGADATPVPSPSTNPHASGADASGGTSGASVDAGTGGSTSGAATPAVDPDPTLESPSTASTDAAGTGSPPTDPSSEGSAGAASTDVTGTGSAPAGASPAGSAATEASATGSPAADAAATAAFSPEVGVANVGSGLPPVDGSASTDTAASGSESTDAATAGVASTATAVSGDLGSTDAAGTGSSSTDVAGAGSSTDVAGAGSGSADATGSATTDASGSASTEAIGTGSSSDVAGTGSAPVDASGTASTGTDASGSSSAGVSTGSVSTDAAASGSTSTDAAGSGAASTDASGSASTGTPVAADASAAGTPAAGDAAATGSTAVAGDVAAGAAAGASTEAGAASTGAATTDAAAAGASAAGTGTAPTTDAAAASGPLKSDRIQLVDESGKSVTVGVRTPLGKHVVRQFGEDANVWDTEQCVLERGPDGTWQVTPVAGTTNETLVNGEPVTLPRPLNAGDVVAVGRAAKGIAKLPLTVKPA; translated from the coding sequence GTGACGGAAAACAAGGACATCCCCACCGAAGGCACCGCTCCGGGCACGGACGCGGCGCAGACCGAAACGACGGGCGCCGCCGCCACCAGCGGGGACACCGGCACGATGCCGACCCCGTCGCCGTCCACGAATCCATCCGCCAGCGGTGCGGACGCCACACCGGTCCCGTCACCGTCCACGAATCCATCCGCCGGCGGTGCGGACGCCACACCGGTCCCGTCGCCGTCCACGAATCCGCACGCGAGCGGTGCAGACGCGTCGGGCGGTACGTCGGGCGCTTCGGTTGATGCGGGGACGGGCGGGTCCACGAGCGGCGCGGCGACACCCGCTGTCGATCCCGATCCGACACTCGAATCGCCTTCGACGGCATCGACGGATGCGGCGGGAACCGGATCGCCTCCGACCGACCCATCGAGCGAGGGATCGGCAGGCGCGGCATCGACGGACGTGACGGGAACCGGATCGGCCCCGGCCGGCGCCAGCCCGGCGGGATCGGCGGCGACGGAAGCTTCGGCGACCGGATCGCCCGCGGCGGACGCGGCTGCTACGGCGGCGTTCTCTCCCGAGGTGGGCGTGGCGAACGTGGGATCGGGTCTGCCGCCGGTAGACGGCTCGGCCTCCACGGACACGGCGGCCAGCGGATCGGAATCCACGGATGCCGCCACCGCGGGCGTGGCTTCGACCGCCACCGCCGTGAGCGGGGATCTGGGATCGACGGACGCGGCGGGAACGGGATCGTCGTCGACCGACGTGGCCGGAGCCGGATCATCGACGGACGTGGCGGGAGCCGGATCGGGGTCGGCGGATGCGACCGGATCGGCTACGACCGACGCGAGCGGTTCGGCTTCGACGGAGGCCATCGGAACCGGATCATCGAGCGATGTGGCGGGAACTGGATCGGCGCCCGTGGATGCGAGCGGAACCGCATCGACCGGAACGGACGCCAGCGGATCGTCCTCGGCGGGCGTAAGCACTGGATCGGTGTCGACGGATGCGGCCGCAAGTGGATCGACGTCCACCGATGCCGCTGGCTCGGGCGCGGCATCGACTGACGCTTCGGGCTCGGCATCAACCGGAACGCCGGTGGCGGCAGATGCGTCGGCGGCGGGAACGCCGGCCGCCGGAGATGCGGCCGCGACCGGAAGCACGGCGGTGGCGGGAGATGTGGCGGCTGGCGCGGCTGCGGGTGCGTCCACCGAGGCGGGCGCGGCGTCCACCGGGGCGGCGACGACAGATGCGGCCGCGGCTGGCGCGTCTGCGGCGGGTACGGGTACGGCTCCCACCACGGATGCCGCGGCGGCGAGCGGGCCGTTGAAGTCGGACCGGATTCAGCTGGTGGACGAAAGCGGAAAGTCCGTCACCGTGGGCGTGCGCACGCCGCTGGGCAAGCACGTGGTCCGGCAGTTTGGCGAGGACGCCAACGTGTGGGACACGGAACAGTGCGTCCTGGAGCGCGGCCCCGACGGCACCTGGCAGGTCACGCCCGTGGCGGGA